One stretch of Microbacterium terrae DNA includes these proteins:
- a CDS encoding N-6 DNA methylase produces the protein MSSISAVVKSIQDVMRQDAGIDGDAQRIGQLAWMFFLKIFDDREAEAELLDSDYRSPIPSDLRWRTWAAPKEGITGDALVGFVNNNLFPTLKQFAETSTTGRSNVIGNVFQDAFNYMKNGTLIRQVVNKINEIDFNRSEDRHLFGDIYEQILKGLQSAGNSGEYYTPRAVTQFMIDIVSPNLGESVLDPACGTGGFLTGAIEHVRANHVRTPDDEQILQSSIRGVEKKQLPHLLCTTNMLLHGIDVPTNIDHDNTLARPLRDYTSKDRVDVILTNPPFGGIEEPGVENNFPQAYRTRETADLFLILIQHRLKTGGRAAVVLPDGTLFGDGVKARIKEKLLTDCNLHTIVRLPKGVFNPYTGIATNLLFFTKGEPTKEIWYYEHQYPAGYKNYSKTKPIRLEEFEAEKAWWHDRVESQVAWKVSIEQIRENNWNLDVDNPNDVDPSHRDPAELLDDLQIAERGFAELRDSLREELAGAASNASLPPGTFRSAFAPMMESDAGLDKLQALILDLAMRGSLTERAHSDEPARELLARVKSERERFLDAAGGRRRTKTYSALQDADVPYKAPHGWEWSRAVDLIHTVNGRAFKPTEWSSDGLPIIRIQNLNNTKAPFNHFKGEVAPGHRVEPGDLLISWSGTPGTSFGAFVWDGPPGVLNQHIFKCTLFEDYRDFICLAINSRLDVLIGDAHGGVGLQHFTKDKLERLPLPVPPLEEQRRIVDRVRHLLGMCAELREGRAKLRKLTGDLAASVVAHAG, from the coding sequence GTGAGCAGTATCAGTGCCGTTGTGAAGTCAATCCAAGACGTTATGCGGCAGGACGCTGGCATCGACGGTGACGCGCAACGCATCGGTCAACTCGCCTGGATGTTCTTCCTCAAGATCTTCGACGACCGCGAGGCCGAAGCCGAGCTGCTGGACTCCGACTACCGTTCACCGATCCCGAGCGACCTACGCTGGCGCACATGGGCCGCTCCGAAGGAGGGGATCACCGGCGACGCGCTAGTCGGCTTTGTCAACAACAACCTGTTCCCAACCCTCAAGCAGTTTGCGGAGACCTCGACGACGGGTCGCTCAAATGTGATCGGCAATGTCTTCCAAGACGCCTTCAACTACATGAAGAACGGCACCCTGATCCGCCAAGTCGTGAACAAGATCAACGAGATCGATTTCAACCGCTCCGAGGACCGGCACCTGTTCGGCGACATCTACGAGCAGATCCTCAAGGGTCTCCAAAGCGCCGGAAACAGCGGTGAATATTACACTCCTCGCGCCGTGACCCAATTCATGATCGACATCGTCTCGCCAAATCTCGGTGAGAGCGTCCTCGACCCGGCCTGCGGCACAGGCGGCTTCCTCACCGGGGCGATCGAACACGTGCGCGCGAACCACGTGAGGACACCCGACGACGAACAGATCCTCCAGTCGTCGATCCGCGGCGTCGAGAAGAAGCAACTTCCCCACCTGCTGTGCACGACAAACATGCTGCTCCACGGCATTGACGTGCCCACCAACATTGACCACGACAACACACTCGCGCGCCCACTGCGGGACTACACCAGCAAGGATCGCGTCGATGTCATACTCACCAACCCGCCATTCGGCGGGATAGAGGAGCCGGGCGTCGAGAACAACTTCCCGCAGGCCTACCGAACGCGCGAGACCGCCGACCTCTTTCTCATCCTGATCCAACACCGTCTAAAGACAGGAGGACGTGCTGCGGTCGTGCTTCCAGATGGCACGCTGTTCGGCGATGGTGTGAAAGCTCGCATCAAGGAAAAGCTCCTCACTGACTGCAACCTACACACGATCGTCCGTCTCCCCAAGGGTGTCTTCAATCCTTACACCGGGATCGCCACCAACCTGCTCTTCTTCACCAAGGGTGAACCCACGAAGGAGATCTGGTACTACGAGCATCAGTACCCCGCCGGGTACAAGAATTACTCGAAGACCAAGCCCATCCGGCTCGAGGAGTTTGAGGCGGAGAAGGCCTGGTGGCATGACCGTGTGGAGTCGCAGGTCGCATGGAAGGTCTCGATCGAGCAGATTCGAGAGAACAACTGGAATCTTGACGTAGACAACCCGAACGATGTCGATCCTTCGCATCGCGACCCCGCCGAACTCCTCGATGATCTTCAAATCGCCGAGAGGGGCTTTGCGGAGCTTCGGGACTCACTTCGCGAGGAACTGGCTGGCGCAGCATCCAACGCCAGCCTGCCGCCGGGGACCTTTAGGTCCGCTTTCGCCCCGATGATGGAGTCCGACGCGGGTTTGGACAAGCTTCAGGCATTGATCCTGGATCTCGCAATGCGAGGCTCACTAACCGAACGCGCCCATTCCGATGAGCCTGCGCGCGAACTACTCGCGCGCGTGAAATCCGAAAGGGAGCGATTCCTCGACGCGGCCGGTGGAAGGCGCCGTACGAAGACCTATTCCGCTCTTCAGGACGCAGACGTTCCCTATAAGGCGCCCCACGGATGGGAATGGAGTCGAGCGGTCGATTTGATCCACACCGTCAATGGGCGCGCCTTCAAGCCCACCGAGTGGTCGTCGGACGGACTCCCGATTATCCGGATTCAGAACCTCAACAACACAAAAGCCCCGTTTAATCACTTCAAAGGGGAGGTTGCTCCCGGCCACCGAGTGGAGCCCGGAGATCTGCTCATCAGTTGGTCTGGCACCCCCGGTACGTCGTTCGGGGCATTCGTGTGGGATGGACCCCCAGGGGTCCTGAATCAGCACATCTTCAAGTGCACCCTCTTTGAGGACTACCGCGACTTCATCTGCCTCGCAATTAATAGCCGCCTGGATGTGCTGATTGGTGACGCACACGGGGGAGTCGGTCTTCAGCACTTCACAAAGGACAAGCTTGAACGGCTACCTCTGCCGGTGCCCCCGCTCGAAGAACAGCGGCGGATCGTCGATCGAGTCCGGCACCTCCTCGGCATGTGCGCCGAATTGAGGGAAGGTCGCGCGAAGCTTCGCAAGCTGACCGGGGATCTGGCGGCGTCCGTTGTCGCACACGCCGGGTAA